A part of Nesterenkonia lutea genomic DNA contains:
- a CDS encoding SGNH/GDSL hydrolase family protein encodes MSASDQLDGPFQKRFVAMGDSFTEGMADIDPSSPNGVRGWADRVAGQLMSNDSSWGYANLAVRGKKLEQVFDEQLDPAVGLQPTLVTIYAGGNDILRPTVNVDALMERYRWGVEKLMSTGARVVLFTGFDSGQAPLFKATRGRTAIYNEHVRKIAADFELDLVDFWHMRQFQDWRYWDVDRMHLGIAGHMLMAKEVLKVLGEKDEIGDPEVEDSPPVSLPERLRSELTWTRDYFYPWLKRRVTRTSSGDDMSPKYPRLTSRVW; translated from the coding sequence ATGTCCGCATCAGATCAGCTTGACGGTCCTTTTCAGAAGCGATTCGTCGCGATGGGGGACTCGTTCACCGAAGGGATGGCGGACATCGATCCGTCAAGCCCCAACGGGGTGCGCGGCTGGGCCGATCGGGTGGCCGGACAGCTGATGTCCAATGACTCCTCCTGGGGCTATGCGAACCTCGCCGTGCGCGGCAAGAAGCTCGAGCAGGTCTTCGACGAGCAGCTGGACCCCGCCGTCGGACTCCAGCCCACCCTCGTCACCATCTACGCGGGCGGCAATGACATCCTGCGGCCCACTGTGAACGTGGATGCGCTCATGGAGCGCTACCGCTGGGGCGTCGAGAAGCTCATGAGCACCGGCGCCCGGGTGGTCCTCTTCACCGGATTCGACTCCGGACAGGCTCCGCTGTTCAAGGCCACCCGCGGGCGGACCGCGATCTACAACGAGCATGTGCGCAAGATCGCCGCCGATTTCGAGCTCGACCTCGTGGACTTCTGGCACATGCGGCAGTTCCAGGACTGGCGCTACTGGGACGTGGACCGCATGCACCTGGGGATCGCCGGTCATATGCTCATGGCCAAGGAGGTCCTCAAGGTGCTCGGCGAGAAGGACGAGATCGGGGACCCGGAGGTGGAGGATTCACCGCCGGTCTCCCTGCCGGAGCGCCTCCGGAGCGAGCTGACCTGGACCAGGGACTACTTCTACCCCTGGCTGAAGCGCCGGGTGACCCGCACCTCCTCCGGAGATGACATGTCGCCGAAGTACCCGCGACTGACCTCCCGGGTCTGGTGA
- a CDS encoding glutathione S-transferase family protein yields the protein MAENSEPATTAGSEHSTRGAYVTGGEFTRDTNYIEDRVVADPEAVRAAPQEDSSSIGDPRALGLTEGGQAWQVEPGRYRLVAARACPWAHRSIIVRRLLGLEDAISLGTPGPTHDARSWTFDLDEGGRDPVLGTERLQENYFARFPDYPRGITVPALVDVSSGGVVTNNYPQLTFDLSTQWRAHHREGAPDLLPEEKIQEMLPVIKRIFTEVNNGVYRAGFAGSQSAYEDAYARLFTALDWLEERLATSRYLMGEHITEADVRLFTTLVRFDPVYHGHFKCNRNKLSEMPNLWAYARDLFQTPGFGDTVDFDQIKRHYYEVHEDINPTQIVPAGPDLSNWLSGHGRESLGGSAFGQGSAPGPLAEAERPPGANPLNR from the coding sequence ATGGCCGAGAACAGCGAACCAGCGACGACTGCAGGCAGCGAACATTCCACCAGAGGTGCCTATGTGACCGGTGGAGAGTTCACCCGGGACACCAACTACATCGAGGACAGGGTCGTCGCGGATCCGGAGGCGGTGCGTGCCGCCCCGCAGGAGGACTCCTCCTCCATCGGAGACCCGCGAGCGCTGGGACTCACCGAAGGGGGTCAGGCCTGGCAGGTGGAACCGGGGCGCTATCGCCTGGTGGCCGCCCGCGCGTGCCCGTGGGCGCACCGCTCGATCATCGTCCGCCGCCTGCTCGGACTGGAGGACGCCATCTCCCTGGGCACCCCGGGTCCCACCCATGACGCCCGCTCCTGGACGTTCGATCTGGACGAGGGCGGACGCGACCCGGTGCTGGGCACCGAACGGCTGCAGGAGAACTACTTCGCCCGCTTCCCGGACTACCCGCGGGGAATCACGGTGCCGGCGCTGGTGGACGTGTCCTCGGGCGGGGTCGTCACGAACAACTATCCTCAGCTGACCTTCGACCTCTCCACACAGTGGCGCGCCCATCACCGCGAGGGCGCGCCGGACCTGCTCCCGGAGGAGAAGATCCAGGAGATGCTGCCGGTGATCAAGCGGATCTTCACCGAGGTCAACAACGGCGTCTATCGGGCGGGCTTCGCCGGTTCGCAGAGCGCCTATGAGGACGCGTATGCGCGCCTTTTCACCGCGCTGGACTGGCTGGAGGAGCGGCTCGCCACGAGCAGGTACCTGATGGGCGAGCACATCACCGAGGCGGATGTCCGGCTCTTCACCACCCTGGTCCGCTTCGACCCGGTCTATCACGGCCATTTCAAGTGCAACCGCAACAAGCTCTCCGAGATGCCCAACCTGTGGGCCTACGCCCGGGATCTGTTCCAGACCCCCGGCTTCGGGGACACTGTGGACTTCGATCAGATCAAGCGGCACTATTACGAGGTCCATGAGGACATCAACCCGACCCAGATCGTCCCCGCCGGACCGGATCTGTCGAACTGGCTCAGCGGGCATGGCCGGGAGAGCCTCGGCGGCTCGGCCTTCGGCCAGGGATCCGCACCCGGCCCGCTCGCCGAGGCGGAGCGGCCTCCCGGGGCGAACCCGCTCAACCGCTAG
- a CDS encoding MBL fold metallo-hydrolase, with amino-acid sequence MPEPSSVKRITCNNPSPMTLQGTNTYVLGAGEGAPVVIVDPGPAGHPEHLAQVRAVVGPRPVTQILVTHRHADHTGAAASFSEAFAAPVRGHSPEQCLGTGTEEAAPLTPGEEIALEGLRLSVLHTPGHTSDSLCFWIQSGSLPQGQAMLTGDTLLGEGTTMLDHPDGTLTDYLRSLETLRGFGGARMLPAHGPEQPSVAEVAERYLTHRLQRLDQVRALLRETDSDAGRISAAELGGLIYGQRSGLPAGITTKIAAAQLGHLEHLGELDPPRSS; translated from the coding sequence ATGCCTGAGCCCAGCTCCGTGAAGCGGATCACCTGCAACAATCCGTCCCCCATGACTCTGCAGGGGACCAACACCTATGTCCTGGGAGCCGGGGAGGGCGCGCCGGTGGTCATCGTGGATCCTGGACCGGCTGGTCACCCGGAACATCTGGCGCAGGTGCGCGCCGTCGTCGGACCTCGTCCGGTGACTCAGATCCTGGTCACACATCGTCACGCTGACCACACCGGAGCTGCGGCGAGCTTCAGCGAGGCTTTCGCGGCTCCGGTCCGCGGGCACAGTCCGGAGCAGTGTCTGGGCACCGGCACCGAAGAAGCGGCACCGCTGACGCCTGGGGAGGAGATCGCTCTGGAGGGTCTGCGTCTGAGCGTGCTGCACACTCCGGGGCACACCTCGGATTCGCTGTGCTTCTGGATCCAGTCAGGTTCACTGCCGCAGGGGCAGGCGATGCTCACCGGAGACACGCTCCTGGGTGAGGGGACCACGATGCTGGACCATCCTGACGGGACCCTCACGGACTACCTGCGCAGCCTCGAGACGCTTCGCGGCTTCGGCGGGGCGCGGATGCTGCCCGCCCATGGACCTGAACAGCCCAGCGTGGCCGAGGTCGCCGAGCGGTATCTGACCCACCGCCTCCAGCGGCTGGACCAGGTGCGCGCGCTGCTGCGCGAGACCGACTCCGACGCCGGGCGGATCAGCGCCGCCGAGCTCGGCGGGCTCATCTACGGGCAGCGGAGCGGTCTGCCGGCCGGCATCACCACCAAGATCGCCGCCGCCCAGCTGGGGCACCTCGAGCACCTCGGTGAGCTCGACCCTCCCCGTTCGAGTTAG
- a CDS encoding SDR family NAD(P)-dependent oxidoreductase, which produces MSNHTAVITGSTAGLGAAFARQLAAQGYDLVLVARDGDRLRMQAESMSSQYGVGTSVIVADLVTDDGVAAVQERLADRTHPVHLLVNNAGHGLAADFIDSELEDERRLLRLHVQTTLELSHTAASAMARRRGGRIINVASVAGYTPTGTYSAAKAWVINFSKGLHNQLRSRGVTVTALVPGLVRTEFHQRSGIRIKSAKRWMWLEADDVVREALTANAQGAAICVPARSYQMLTAGLRFMPDSMVQWAMEKRTGGSEQAGLEQGGSEADPTMQHGAPGTAEYGTSADGTAEPTTEAINTVDAYKAAKAKSTAKAGRGRDTPPPPPA; this is translated from the coding sequence ATGAGCAACCACACGGCTGTCATCACCGGTTCCACCGCAGGCCTCGGCGCAGCCTTCGCGCGCCAGCTGGCCGCGCAGGGGTACGACCTGGTCCTGGTGGCGCGGGACGGCGATCGACTGCGGATGCAGGCGGAATCGATGTCCTCCCAGTACGGCGTGGGCACGTCGGTGATCGTGGCGGACCTGGTGACGGACGACGGCGTGGCGGCCGTTCAGGAGCGCCTGGCCGACCGCACACACCCGGTGCACCTGCTGGTGAACAACGCGGGGCACGGGCTGGCCGCTGACTTCATCGATTCTGAGCTTGAGGACGAGCGCAGGCTGCTGCGGCTGCACGTGCAGACCACGCTCGAGCTCTCCCACACCGCGGCCAGTGCCATGGCACGGCGGCGCGGCGGGCGCATCATCAACGTGGCATCCGTGGCGGGGTACACGCCGACCGGGACCTATTCGGCGGCCAAGGCCTGGGTGATCAACTTCTCCAAGGGGCTGCACAACCAGCTGCGCTCACGCGGGGTGACGGTGACGGCGCTGGTGCCGGGCCTGGTGCGGACCGAGTTCCACCAGCGATCCGGCATCAGGATCAAGTCCGCCAAGCGATGGATGTGGTTGGAGGCCGATGATGTGGTGCGTGAGGCGCTGACCGCCAATGCCCAGGGTGCGGCCATCTGCGTTCCGGCTCGGAGCTACCAGATGCTCACCGCGGGTCTGCGGTTCATGCCCGATTCCATGGTGCAGTGGGCCATGGAGAAGCGCACCGGCGGCTCCGAGCAGGCTGGGCTCGAGCAGGGCGGGTCCGAGGCGGATCCGACCATGCAGCACGGCGCCCCGGGCACGGCGGAGTATGGCACCTCTGCGGACGGCACGGCCGAACCCACCACCGAGGCGATCAACACGGTGGACGCCTATAAGGCGGCGAAGGCCAAGAGCACGGCGAAGGCCGGCAGAGGTCGCGACACGCCCCCTCCGCCGCCGGCCTGA
- a CDS encoding mechanosensitive ion channel family protein, giving the protein MMLAMVFSRMDFSAVLSADASPRTVPSDPEPTDGVDQIVEESVPEGLESLISQQGPFFGIITGLTIAVVIALVVTIASSMVLKQFFRNNEHVKHAVNRTRTPLFITLVLIGARLTLGIVVDEAEWLQPVSFVLLVAVVVCLAWWALRIVRIAEAMIQSKYIGYVDGELDVDDRRGRRLSTQVSLIRRILTAVIITMAVAAILLMIPQVRALGAGLLASAGVASVVVGLAMQSVLTNVFAGIQLAFTDSIRAGDVVVMEGNFGSVEDITLTAVVIKSWDERRFIYPSSYFVATPFENWTRVGTEILGTVELDVDWRVPMDPLRARLKRLLDSAELWDGRDYSLQVTEAVGGMVKARVVVSARNSGELWDLRCLIREDLVNYLRAEHPYAVLTQRMLLSNEEALSKAPESVRTGQVGAVDAAADSQPVAHAGEGASIFTGSIAAVQRNREFSGPGAGAYRERLERQEDRSELENDGTAYAEDVSPEQEDEETFGAAATRRPGEPARPRTEDRPR; this is encoded by the coding sequence ATGATGCTGGCCATGGTCTTCTCCCGCATGGATTTCTCCGCAGTGCTCTCGGCAGACGCGTCGCCCCGGACCGTCCCGAGTGATCCAGAGCCCACCGATGGAGTCGACCAGATCGTCGAAGAGAGCGTGCCGGAGGGACTCGAGAGCCTGATCTCCCAGCAGGGTCCCTTCTTCGGGATCATCACGGGTCTGACCATCGCCGTGGTGATCGCACTGGTGGTCACGATCGCCTCCTCGATGGTGCTCAAGCAGTTCTTCCGGAACAACGAGCACGTGAAGCATGCGGTGAACCGCACCCGCACGCCGCTGTTCATCACACTGGTGCTCATCGGCGCGCGGCTCACGCTGGGGATCGTCGTGGACGAGGCCGAGTGGCTCCAACCGGTGTCCTTCGTCCTCCTCGTGGCGGTGGTCGTCTGCCTCGCCTGGTGGGCACTGCGGATCGTGCGGATCGCCGAGGCCATGATCCAGTCGAAATACATCGGATACGTGGACGGGGAGCTGGACGTGGACGACCGGCGCGGCCGCCGACTCTCCACACAGGTCTCCCTGATCCGGCGGATCCTGACTGCGGTGATCATCACGATGGCGGTGGCCGCGATCCTGCTCATGATTCCCCAGGTCCGCGCGCTCGGTGCGGGGCTGCTGGCCTCGGCCGGCGTGGCCTCGGTGGTGGTCGGGCTGGCCATGCAGTCAGTGCTGACCAACGTCTTCGCCGGCATCCAGCTGGCCTTCACCGATTCCATCCGCGCCGGCGACGTGGTCGTGATGGAGGGCAACTTCGGCTCGGTCGAGGACATCACGCTGACCGCCGTGGTGATCAAGTCCTGGGATGAGCGCCGCTTCATCTATCCCTCCAGCTACTTCGTCGCCACCCCGTTCGAGAACTGGACCCGGGTGGGCACCGAGATCCTCGGCACAGTGGAGCTCGACGTGGACTGGCGCGTTCCGATGGACCCGCTGCGCGCCCGACTGAAGCGTCTGCTGGACTCCGCCGAGCTCTGGGACGGCCGGGACTACTCCCTCCAGGTCACGGAGGCGGTCGGCGGCATGGTCAAGGCCCGGGTCGTGGTCTCGGCGCGAAACTCCGGGGAGCTCTGGGATCTGCGCTGTCTGATCCGCGAGGACCTGGTGAACTACCTCCGCGCGGAACATCCCTACGCGGTGCTCACCCAGCGCATGCTGCTCAGCAATGAAGAGGCGCTCTCGAAGGCCCCGGAGTCGGTGCGCACCGGTCAGGTGGGGGCCGTCGACGCCGCAGCGGACTCACAGCCGGTGGCGCACGCCGGGGAGGGCGCATCGATCTTCACCGGGTCGATCGCCGCTGTCCAGCGCAATCGTGAATTCTCCGGGCCGGGAGCGGGAGCTTACCGTGAGCGGCTCGAGCGTCAGGAAGACCGCAGCGAGCTCGAGAACGACGGCACGGCCTATGCCGAGGATGTGTCACCCGAGCAGGAGGACGAGGAGACCTTCGGCGCGGCCGCCACGCGTCGACCCGGAGAGCCAGCCCGTCCGCGCACAGAGGACCGGCCCCGCTGA
- the hisD gene encoding histidinol dehydrogenase, producing the protein MLTLKDLRGGSVDAASVLPRAAQDISATIETVAPILKHVRQNGVSALLEYSEKFDGVRPPSVRVPAEKLREAAEQLEPNVRAALETLILRTREVHNAQLPAASVVSPGPDARVTNRWAPIRRVGLYVPGGQAVYPSSVVMNVVPAQVAGVTSLAIASPPQKDFGGLPHPTILGAAHLLGVDEVYAVGGAQAVGMFAYGARDDAGEMVCAPVSLITGPGNIFVATAKRAVQGVVGIDSEAGPTEIMVLADETAKARLIAADLISQAEHDALAAAVLVTTSMSLAEAVMTEVEAQARTTRHDARVKQALTGAQSAVLVVDTMDQAVDIANAYGAEHLEVMTIDDATVVEEIHNAGAVFVGDFTPVSLGDYGAGSNHVLPTGGASAYSSGLNVSSFLRSQQVIAYGREGLRQVADHVTALAQAEGLPAHGQAVEARFR; encoded by the coding sequence ATGCTCACTCTCAAAGACCTGCGCGGAGGCTCGGTCGATGCCGCCTCCGTGCTCCCTCGCGCCGCCCAGGACATATCTGCCACGATCGAGACCGTGGCCCCGATTCTGAAGCATGTGCGTCAGAACGGAGTCTCCGCGCTGCTGGAGTATTCGGAGAAGTTCGACGGGGTGCGGCCTCCCTCCGTCCGGGTGCCGGCGGAGAAGCTGCGCGAGGCGGCGGAGCAGCTGGAGCCCAACGTGCGCGCCGCCCTCGAGACGCTGATCCTGCGCACCCGAGAGGTGCACAACGCACAGCTTCCAGCGGCCTCGGTGGTCTCCCCCGGGCCTGATGCCCGGGTGACCAACCGGTGGGCACCGATCCGGCGAGTGGGCCTCTATGTGCCCGGCGGTCAGGCGGTCTACCCCTCCTCGGTGGTCATGAACGTGGTCCCCGCCCAGGTGGCCGGCGTCACCTCTCTGGCGATCGCCTCGCCCCCGCAGAAGGACTTCGGCGGGCTGCCCCACCCGACGATCCTCGGCGCCGCGCACCTGCTGGGCGTGGATGAGGTCTACGCCGTCGGCGGCGCCCAGGCGGTGGGGATGTTTGCGTATGGGGCCCGGGACGACGCAGGCGAGATGGTCTGTGCGCCGGTCTCACTGATCACCGGTCCGGGCAACATCTTCGTGGCCACCGCGAAGCGGGCGGTGCAGGGTGTGGTGGGCATCGACTCCGAGGCAGGTCCCACCGAGATCATGGTCCTCGCCGACGAGACCGCGAAGGCCCGCCTGATCGCCGCAGATCTCATCTCCCAGGCCGAGCACGATGCCCTGGCCGCCGCAGTGCTGGTGACCACCTCGATGTCACTTGCCGAAGCCGTGATGACCGAGGTCGAGGCGCAGGCACGCACCACGCGGCACGACGCTCGCGTGAAGCAGGCACTGACCGGGGCGCAGTCTGCCGTGCTGGTGGTCGACACGATGGACCAGGCGGTGGACATCGCCAATGCCTACGGGGCCGAGCACCTTGAGGTGATGACGATCGACGATGCCACCGTCGTCGAAGAGATCCACAACGCCGGAGCGGTGTTCGTCGGTGACTTCACCCCTGTCTCTCTCGGTGACTACGGCGCGGGATCCAACCATGTGCTTCCCACCGGGGGCGCGTCCGCATACTCCTCCGGGCTGAACGTCTCGAGCTTCCTGCGGTCCCAGCAGGTCATCGCCTACGGCCGAGAAGGTCTGCGCCAGGTGGCCGACCATGTCACGGCACTGGCCCAGGCAGAGGGACTTCCGGCACACGGTCAGGCCGTGGAGGCTCGCTTCCGCTGA